The nucleotide window CGGAAACCAAGCGAGACGAAATAATGCTTTAGGAGTAACCGTAGAAGAAAAATTTACAGTTGGGGAATATGACATTTTAATTCTGAGTGCTAAAGAATCTCATGGGTTAGAAACTTGGCTGAGAGAAAATGGCTATAAAATTCCTCAAGGAGCAAGTCAAATTTTACACCCTTATATCAAACAAAACTTAAAATTTTTTGTCGCTAAAGTCAATTTAAAAGAGTTTGATAAAACAGGATTTCAATCTCTGCGTCCTCTTCAAATCGCTTATGAATCTCCTAAATTTATGTTGCCTATCCGTTTAGGAATGATTAATTCTCAGGGAGAACAAGATCTAATTGTTTATCTTCTCTCTCCCAAAGGACAAATAGAATTAATAAACTATCGTACTGTTAAAATTCCTTCTGATCTCAATCTTCCTGAGTTTGTACAAAAAGAATTTGCCGATTTTTATCAAGCCATGTTTCAAAAAAGCTATGAGAGAGAAAAGAAAAAAGTAGCTTTTATAGAATATGCTTGGAATATGGGCAGTTGTGATCCTTGTTCGGCTGACCCTTTATCCTCAGAAGAATTAAAACAAGCTGGTGTATTTTGGCTTACTGAAAACTTTTGGAGAGATGTATTTATTACCCGTCTTCATGTGCGTTATACCAGAGATAAATTCCCTCAAGATTTATTCTTTCAAGAAACGGGAAATCAGCAACTTTTTCAAGGACGCTATATCATGAATCATCCCTATACAGGAGAGATAACTTGTAGTGCAGCACAAGAGTATCAAAGTTCAGTTC belongs to Gloeothece citriformis PCC 7424 and includes:
- a CDS encoding DUF2330 domain-containing protein, with product MFRNGLKILKSLILGIILLTLVTKDALAFCGFYVGKADTSLYNQASQVIIARDGNRTVLTLSNDYQGEIEDFALVVPVPVVLKQEQVNIKEATIIDRLDAFSAPRLVEYFDPNPCETPQFRTDIMPQAVPEMAEAGNQARRNNALGVTVEEKFTVGEYDILILSAKESHGLETWLRENGYKIPQGASQILHPYIKQNLKFFVAKVNLKEFDKTGFQSLRPLQIAYESPKFMLPIRLGMINSQGEQDLIVYLLSPKGQIELINYRTVKIPSDLNLPEFVQKEFADFYQAMFQKSYEREKKKVAFIEYAWNMGSCDPCSADPLSSEELKQAGVFWLTENFWRDVFITRLHVRYTRDKFPQDLFFQETGNQQLFQGRYIMNHPYTGEITCSAAQEYQSSVRKRQEQEAQTLANLTAWDINEIRSKINFMEVKEIPWWQKLLGYLTGVFEKG